Proteins co-encoded in one Papaver somniferum cultivar HN1 chromosome 5, ASM357369v1, whole genome shotgun sequence genomic window:
- the LOC113279292 gene encoding protein FAR1-RELATED SEQUENCE 5-like, with protein sequence MLVDFDLTENTWLNKLFDIREKWIPVYNRGTFFAGMNSTQRSESINSFFDGYVNSRTSLREFVESCDQALERMYVRERQEDYKSIHMKRVFISHDLLVKHASEIYTRGVFNKVQEDFTTTLKYRSHILDIDGDEHIYRVCWNVGKSIPVLCYSPPHFIMERWTKRANTSEFFGSDDLVMKDDKIGMEAMRISHYCQLLTELDYMVGKSSKAYKVAMGFLNQAFEKVRKIEMVEVGQEHGKNMKEELCVNVEPLIVDKSSTIIELLANDESCASSPAKKNLGNPRISKLKVGNLIKIRQLLKATPELRVGVDVHGLTFGVLWKEKNASVNGYVLEGFYYQ encoded by the exons ATGTTGGTTGATTTTGATTTGACAGAGAATACATGGCTTAATAAATTGTTTGATATTCGTGAGAAATGGATTCCCGTATATAATAGGGGTACCTTCTTTGCTGGAATGAATTCAACACAAAGAAGCGAAAGTATAAATTCTTTCTTTGATGGTTATGTGAACTCTAGAACTTCATTACGCGAGTTTGTGGAAAGTTGTGATCAAGCATTAGAAAGAATGTATGTAAGAGAACGACAGGAAGACTACAAGTCTATCCATATGAAGCGTGTATTTATTTCTCATGATTTATTGGTTAAGCATGCATCAGAAATCTATACTCGTGGTGTTTTTAATAAGGTGCAAGAAGATTTCACCACTACTTTAAAGTACCGGTCACACATACTTGATATTGATGGTGATGAACACATTTACAGAGTCTGCTGGAACGTGGGGAAAAG TATTCCGGTTCTATGTTATAGTCCACCTCATTTTATAATGGAAAGATGGACAAAAAGAGCAAATACATCTGAATTTTTTGGATCTGATGATTTGGTTATGAAAGATGATAAAATTGGGATGGAAGCCATGCGGATTAGTCATTATTGTCAACTATTGACAGAGCTAGATTATATGGTGGGTAAATCTTCAAAAGCTTATAAAGTGGCAATGGGTTTCCTTAATCAAGCATTTGAGAAAGTTAGGAAAATTGAAATGGTTGAAGTTGGACAAGAACACGGGAAAAACATGAAAGAAGAGTTATGTGTTAATGTAGAACCATTAATTGTTGATAAGTCATCTACCATCATTGAACTATTAGCCAATGATGAGTCATGTGCTAGTTCTCCTGCAAAGAAGAATTTAGGCAACCCACGCATTTCCAAACTAAAGGTAGGAAATCTGATAAAGATAAGGCAGCTACTGAAGGCAACTCCCGAATTAAGAGTG GGAGTTGATGTACATGGGCTTACATTTGGCGTACTTTGGAAGGAAAAAAATGCATCAGTGAATGGTTATGTGCTAGAGGGATTTTATTATCAGTGA